Proteins found in one Coffea eugenioides isolate CCC68of chromosome 5, Ceug_1.0, whole genome shotgun sequence genomic segment:
- the LOC113770838 gene encoding traB domain-containing protein has protein sequence MDSESEPLRSDSVAAAGAGDGSEDYVHVDDAGAADSGFFGVASMTDSEWRGEENDEVVLRSADGGSGGGGEGEREGEGGGDGGGGGDERKELPEELSRSVLKLTCESTAVEGGICDVYLVGTAHVSTESCKEVQAVINFLKPEVVFLELCSSRITVLQPQNLKVPTLAEMVEMWKKNHNLFGILYGWFLAKVASQLAVLPGAEFRVAYEEAMKYGAKVILGDRPVQITLRRTWAKMPLWHKTKLLSSLLFQAVSLPSPEDLSRMLKEMDDVDMLTLVIQEMSKQFPTLMETLVHERDKYMSSSLLKLASEHNSVVAVVGKGHLPGIKKHWRQPIEVAELLAMPTHKPAVSVGKILTTIGVAVAGVAIASGIYLSVKK, from the exons ATGGATTCAGAATCCGAGCCCTTACGTTCCGACTCGGTCGCTGCTGCCGGCGCCGGTGACGGCTCAGAAGACTATGTTCACGTGGACGATGCCGGTGCTGCTGACAGTGGCTTTTTCGGGGTGGCGAGTATGACTGATAGCGAGTGGCGCGGTGAGGAGAACGATGAGGTGGTATTGAGGAGTGCTGACGGTGGTAGTGGCGGTGGTggagaaggagaaagagaaggagaaggaggaggagatggtggtggtggtggtgatgaGAGAAAGGAATTGCCGGAGGAGTTGTCGAGGAGTGTTTTGAAGCTTACTTGTGAATCGACGGCCGTTGAGGGGGGAATTTGCGATGTTTATTTAGTTGGAACTGCTCATGTTTCTACG gaatctTGCAAAGAAGTTCAAGCTGTGATCAATTTCTTAAAACCAGAG GTTGTCTTCTTAGAGTTATGCTCTAGTCGTATAACTGTACTTCAACCACAGAATTTGAAG GTACCAACTCTGGCAGAAATGGTCGAAATGTGGAAGAAGAATCATAATCTATTTGGAATTCTTTATGGCTGGTTTCTTGCAAAG GTTGCCAGCCAGCTTGCAGTTTTACCTGGGGCAGAGTTTCGTGTGGCATATGAGGAAGCAATGAAGTATGGAGCCAAGGTTATACTTGGTGATCGCCCTGTCCAA ATAACACTGCGGAGGACATGGGCAAAAATGCCTCTTTGGCACAAGACGAAATTGCTGTCTTCCCTGCTCTTTCAGGCAGTTTCCTTGCCAAGCCCTGAGGACCTCTCTAGAATG CTGAAGGAAATGGATGATGTTGACATGTTAACTCTCGTTATTCAGGAGATGAGCAAGCAATTCCCTACCCTTATGGAAACACTTGTGCATGAGCGCGATAA GTACATGTCATCCTCACTTCTAAAACTTGCCAGTGAGCATAATTCAGTTGTAGCAGTTGTTGGTAAGGGGCACTTGCCAGGGATTAAGAAGCATTGGAGGCAACCCATAGAG GTAGCGGAACTCTTGGCTATGCCTACGCATAAACCTGCTGTTTCTGTGGGGAAAATTCTTACGACCATTGGAGTTGCAGTAGCAGGAGTGGCCATAGCTTCTGGCATTTATCTATCAGTCAAGAAATAG